A part of Aegilops tauschii subsp. strangulata cultivar AL8/78 chromosome 2, Aet v6.0, whole genome shotgun sequence genomic DNA contains:
- the LOC109778261 gene encoding uncharacterized protein isoform X1: MAQHGLGAPESRPEEDTCIIAATFELDRDRRTWEQTAAIAWAADASRRLAPAAVERLLWDHLRLRRGDVVVSSHYPEEFLLKFESKEMCTVALDKGRLKMNDDTQVFVRPWRPLAHALGAAMPFRARLLVDGVPTYVWTHSIVERVIGRTCTLDVMDERSISMTDTREIGLWAWTSNPSRISKVVWLTFTSRAPDGVRVTENIFLSRCAPARLPYASISLGICASRSLAIPRSMLGGRRGGFI; the protein is encoded by the exons ATGGCGCAGCACGGCCTTGGCGCGCCGGAGTCCAGGCCCGAGGAGGACACTTGCATCATCGCCGCCACGTTCGAGCTCGACCGCGACAGGCGCACCTGGGAGCAGACGGCGGCCATCGCCTGGGCCGCGGATGCGTCGCGCCGGCTCGCTCCTGCTGCTGTGGAGCGCCTCCTTTGGGACCATCTCCGCCTGCGTCGGGGCGACGTGGTCGTCAGCAGCCACTACCCGGAGGAATTCCTCCTCAAGTTCGAGAGCAAGGAGATGTGCACTGTCGCACTGGACAAGGGCCGGCTGAAGATGAATGACGACACGCAAGTCTTCGTCAGGCCGTGGCGGCCGCTGGCTCATGCGCTGGGCGCGGCCATGCCTTTCCGCGCGAGGCTGCTTGTGGATGGGGTGCCGACCTATGTCTGGACGCACTCCATCGTTGAGCGGGTCATCGGGCGCACCTGCACCCTCGACGTCATGGACGAGCGCTCCATCTCCATGACGGACACGCGCGAGATCGGTCTGTGGGCATGGACGAGCAACCCGAGTCGGATTTCGAAGGTGGTCTGGCTGACGTTTACGTCGCGCGCGCCGGACGGCGTGCGTGTCACCGAAAATATATTTTTGAGCAGGTGCGCCCCGGCCCGCTTACCCTATGCGTCCATATCCTTAGGGATCTGTGCCAGCCGTTCCC TAGCCATCCCCAGGAGCATGCTTGGCGGCAGGAGAGGTGGATTCATCTGA
- the LOC109778261 gene encoding uncharacterized protein isoform X3 gives MAQHGLGAPESRPEEDTCIIAATFELDRDRRTWEQTAAIAWAADASRRLAPAAVERLLWDHLRLRRGDVVVSSHYPEEFLLKFESKEMCTVALDKGRLKMNDDTQVFVRPWRPLAHALGAAMPFRARLLVDGVPTYVWTHSIVERVIGRTCTLDVMDERSISMTDTREIGLWAWTSNPSRISKVVWLTFTSRAPDGVRVTENIFLSSSHPQEHAWRQERWIHLR, from the exons ATGGCGCAGCACGGCCTTGGCGCGCCGGAGTCCAGGCCCGAGGAGGACACTTGCATCATCGCCGCCACGTTCGAGCTCGACCGCGACAGGCGCACCTGGGAGCAGACGGCGGCCATCGCCTGGGCCGCGGATGCGTCGCGCCGGCTCGCTCCTGCTGCTGTGGAGCGCCTCCTTTGGGACCATCTCCGCCTGCGTCGGGGCGACGTGGTCGTCAGCAGCCACTACCCGGAGGAATTCCTCCTCAAGTTCGAGAGCAAGGAGATGTGCACTGTCGCACTGGACAAGGGCCGGCTGAAGATGAATGACGACACGCAAGTCTTCGTCAGGCCGTGGCGGCCGCTGGCTCATGCGCTGGGCGCGGCCATGCCTTTCCGCGCGAGGCTGCTTGTGGATGGGGTGCCGACCTATGTCTGGACGCACTCCATCGTTGAGCGGGTCATCGGGCGCACCTGCACCCTCGACGTCATGGACGAGCGCTCCATCTCCATGACGGACACGCGCGAGATCGGTCTGTGGGCATGGACGAGCAACCCGAGTCGGATTTCGAAGGTGGTCTGGCTGACGTTTACGTCGCGCGCGCCGGACGGCGTGCGTGTCACCGAAAATATATTTTTGAGCAG TAGCCATCCCCAGGAGCATGCTTGGCGGCAGGAGAGGTGGATTCATCTGAGATAG
- the LOC109778261 gene encoding uncharacterized protein isoform X2, with product MAQHGLGAPESRPEEDTCIIAATFELDRDRRTWEQTAAIAWAADASRRLAPAAVERLLWDHLRLRRGDVVVSSHYPEEFLLKFESKEMCTVALDKGRLKMNDDTQVFVRPWRPLAHALGAAMPFRARLLVDGVPTYVWTHSIVERVIGRTCTLDVMDERSISMTDTREIGLWAWTSNPSRISKVVWLTFTSRAPDGVRVTENIFLSRCAPARLPYASISLGICASRSRKNLLPRLSPSCY from the coding sequence ATGGCGCAGCACGGCCTTGGCGCGCCGGAGTCCAGGCCCGAGGAGGACACTTGCATCATCGCCGCCACGTTCGAGCTCGACCGCGACAGGCGCACCTGGGAGCAGACGGCGGCCATCGCCTGGGCCGCGGATGCGTCGCGCCGGCTCGCTCCTGCTGCTGTGGAGCGCCTCCTTTGGGACCATCTCCGCCTGCGTCGGGGCGACGTGGTCGTCAGCAGCCACTACCCGGAGGAATTCCTCCTCAAGTTCGAGAGCAAGGAGATGTGCACTGTCGCACTGGACAAGGGCCGGCTGAAGATGAATGACGACACGCAAGTCTTCGTCAGGCCGTGGCGGCCGCTGGCTCATGCGCTGGGCGCGGCCATGCCTTTCCGCGCGAGGCTGCTTGTGGATGGGGTGCCGACCTATGTCTGGACGCACTCCATCGTTGAGCGGGTCATCGGGCGCACCTGCACCCTCGACGTCATGGACGAGCGCTCCATCTCCATGACGGACACGCGCGAGATCGGTCTGTGGGCATGGACGAGCAACCCGAGTCGGATTTCGAAGGTGGTCTGGCTGACGTTTACGTCGCGCGCGCCGGACGGCGTGCGTGTCACCGAAAATATATTTTTGAGCAGGTGCGCCCCGGCCCGCTTACCCTATGCGTCCATATCCTTAGGGATCTGTGCCAGCCGTTCCCGTAAGAATCTCCTGCCACGCTTATCTCCTTCGTGTTATTAG